AGGTCTGGGCTGTCCTGGAACAGCGGGTTGACCGGCTGTGGCTTGGGGATGAACTTGGCTTTGGCTGCTGCACCACCTCGCTCCTTCTTGGCCGAGCAGGCCCCACCACCCCGACCACCCCGGGGCTGCCGGGGCCCGGTGCTCCGTTTAGATGGGTAGCCTGAGGCCGCGGCCGAGGCAGATGTCGAGAAGCCCAGATGTGAGGCTTCGAACAGGTCTACCTTCTTCCGTCGTCCACGGCCAGGTTTGGAGCTGCTCTGGAAGAGGACGCTCTGGTTCCAGTTGTAGCCGGGGGCAGAGGATGCCTCGTTCCAGTCCATCATCAGTTTCTCCAGGCTGGATAGGCTCGACTGGCCCTCGCTGCTCGAGGCCTCACTGTTGGCACGACGAAAACCACCACCAACGGGCTGATTGAACTGGGTGCTGTCGGAGGACGACTCGGAGAAAGTCTCAGACACGGCTGTCTGCTGCTTCACCTTCTGCGGCGTGTAGTTGGAGATGTCCAGGATCACGTTGGGCTCACTGACGTGGCAGTCAAAACTGGGATTGTAGAGCTGACTAAAGGCTTCTGAGGCCCAGTCCAGGCCTCCATAGCCCTGCCGGAAAGGCCACTGAGAAGCCCCCGCAAACTGCCGACAGTTCTCAGGCGAGGgctgaaaggaagaagaggaggaagaggcggCAGAGGCTGCGGAGGTGGCAGAAGCTGTGGTGCCCTTGGGCACCATGTAGCCACCGGGCGAGACCGTGCTGGCCCGGCTGTCACAGCGCAGGGGTGTGGGGGCTGATCCAGAGAAGGGGGTCCCCTCAGAGCTGTTGAAGAAGGAGGCCTTGCTGGGTGGCAGGCAAGGGCCTCCAGTAGGCGGTGGGGCATAGCCAGCACTATGGGCACTGCTGGGTGAGGCAGGAAGGCTATTGCCACTGCCATAAGCAAAGCTGCAGTCCTTACTGTTAGCACAGTCCTGCCCTGTAAAGGGCTTAGCTGGGGCGAATACGCTTTGTCCAGCCCCATAGCCACTGTACTGGGCAGGGTAGGTGTTGGTGGGCGGGTGGGTTGTAGGAGAACGGGCCACAGCGGACGGCGGGGGAGCCAGCTTTGGGAAGGTCTCAGCTGCCCGGCAGTCTGAAGTGGCTGGGGTTATACCGTAGCTCGCTGCCCGTCCTGGTGGAAAGGTCTGGCGAGTGGGCAGAACAGGCTGGAAGGAGGGGTCTGCCCCAGTTCCACTGCTGCCCACTGTCACTGGGCTGGCCTTGGCTCCTCGGCTGGGGAAAGTGGACAGGCCCCGCTGGGCAGGCAGGGCACTGGTGGGAGGCCCCGCGTAGGTGCCTGATGCCTTCCGGGACTCCGGGCGAGAGGCTGAGAGGGCAAAGTCCAATAGGTCAGAGGAGTCATCCGAATCAAGCAGCGAGCGAAAATAGCCGGTGAAGAGGTTTTGGCGCTCCTGGCTGAGCTCAGTCTGGCCTGAGGGTGCGCCCGTGCCATAGTAGCTGCCTCGGCCAGAAGCCCCACTCTCCAGCCCAGTGGAGGCAAAGGCCCGGGCCTCGGTCCCTTGAAAACCACAGTTTCGACCAGCTTGCCCACCTGGATGCCCGTGGTGAGGGGCCCAGCCACCCCCCTTGTCCCCGGCCCATTCAGCACCCGCCTCCCCAAAGCCTGGGCCACTGGGCACCTGCTCTGGGAACAGAGTCCCATTCTTCCGGGACCGCCTCTTACGCTTGGGCTTCCCAGTCACTGCGTCCACTTCCCCCCGGCCCCGTTTGCGTGGGTGCCCCAACTCAGTGAGGCCGGGACCCCCGACCCCAGCAGCTGTCACTGCCACCACCTTCTTTTTCTTGCCAATGCCCTCAAAGAAGTCACTGAAGGAGCATCGGGCTGCCTTGGCTGCATGGCCCCCACCCCGGCCACCAAAACCTCCTGTTTTGCCCCCACGCCGCCGGAAGCCCTGCACACGATGCAGAAAGTGGGAGATGCTTTGGGTGTCAGGGGCCTGGTGCACCGACTCCGGTTCACTGGGTGTCCAGCAGCGGGGCGGGGAGCACCGCCCAGCACACTGGCTCTGGCGGTTCAGGAAGGCCAGTTTGGCGAGGACGTCCGAGTACTCGGCCTTACTGTCATTGGCGTCCGCTGCATAGGATGGCTGGGGAGATGCCAGCTTCTGCTTCCGCCGCCGCCGCTTCTTCACCTCTGGCATGGCCATCGTGGCTGCCGCCACAGTGGCTGCCTCAGTTGCCACCACTGCTGGTTCTTTGGGCTTGCCGGGACCCAGCAGCAAGTTCTTAGGAGGGCGGCCACGCTTTCGTTTGAGAATAATGGGCATCTCACCTGGTGGGAAAACCACCACCACATTCCGCCCATTATTCTTCATCTTGAGCAATGGAGTGGGCTCTGCTGACACACGGAGGCCCAGCTCCTTGCCCTCCACGCTCAGGCTGCTACTCAAGGATGACACTTTGTACGTGGTCTTGTTCCGTCGCCCCAGAGACACAGGGATCTTAGCCATCTTCACCACCATTCGCCGCACACCCCGGCACTTGCCTTTGCGGGTAGGGACCATAGGGGTCTGGGAAGATTCTGGCTCCAGCTCTGAgactgggcctgggcctggcagggtgggaggtggtggaggtggtggtggtgggggctcAACCAGGGCAGC
This region of Ictidomys tridecemlineatus isolate mIctTri1 chromosome 11, mIctTri1.hap1, whole genome shotgun sequence genomic DNA includes:
- the Ahdc1 gene encoding transcription factor Gibbin; amino-acid sequence: MRVKPQGLVVTSSAVCSSPDYLREPKYYPGGPPTPRPLLPTRPPASPPDKAFSTHTFSENPRPPPRRDPSTRRPPVLAKGDDPLPPRAARPVSQARCPTPAGDSSSSCRRWDNGRVNLRPVVQLIDIMKDLTRLSQDLQHSGVHLDCGGLRLSRPPAPPPGDLQYSFFSSPSLANSIRSPEERATSHAKSERPGHPLYEPEPEPRDSPQPGQGHSPGATAATTGLPPEPEPDGPDYSELADADILSELASLTCPEAQLLEAQALEPPSPEPEPQLLDPQPRFLDPQALEPLGETLELPPLQPLADPLGLPGLALQALDTLPDSLESQLLDPQALDPLPKLLDVPGRRLEAQQPLGHCPLAEPLRLDLCSPHGPPGPEGHPKYALRRTDRPKILCRRRKAGRGRKADAGPEGRLLPLPMPTGLAAALVEPPPPPPPPPPTLPGPGPVSELEPESSQTPMVPTRKGKCRGVRRMVVKMAKIPVSLGRRNKTTYKVSSLSSSLSVEGKELGLRVSAEPTPLLKMKNNGRNVVVVFPPGEMPIILKRKRGRPPKNLLLGPGKPKEPAVVATEAATVAAATMAMPEVKKRRRRKQKLASPQPSYAADANDSKAEYSDVLAKLAFLNRQSQCAGRCSPPRCWTPSEPESVHQAPDTQSISHFLHRVQGFRRRGGKTGGFGGRGGGHAAKAARCSFSDFFEGIGKKKKVVAVTAAGVGGPGLTELGHPRKRGRGEVDAVTGKPKRKRRSRKNGTLFPEQVPSGPGFGEAGAEWAGDKGGGWAPHHGHPGGQAGRNCGFQGTEARAFASTGLESGASGRGSYYGTGAPSGQTELSQERQNLFTGYFRSLLDSDDSSDLLDFALSASRPESRKASGTYAGPPTSALPAQRGLSTFPSRGAKASPVTVGSSGTGADPSFQPVLPTRQTFPPGRAASYGITPATSDCRAAETFPKLAPPPSAVARSPTTHPPTNTYPAQYSGYGAGQSVFAPAKPFTGQDCANSKDCSFAYGSGNSLPASPSSAHSAGYAPPPTGGPCLPPSKASFFNSSEGTPFSGSAPTPLRCDSRASTVSPGGYMVPKGTTASATSAASAASSSSSSFQPSPENCRQFAGASQWPFRQGYGGLDWASEAFSQLYNPSFDCHVSEPNVILDISNYTPQKVKQQTAVSETFSESSSDSTQFNQPVGGGFRRANSEASSSEGQSSLSSLEKLMMDWNEASSAPGYNWNQSVLFQSSSKPGRGRRKKVDLFEASHLGFSTSASAAASGYPSKRSTGPRQPRGGRGGGACSAKKERGGAAAKAKFIPKPQPVNPLFQDSPDLGLDYYSGDSSMSPLPSQSRAFSVGERDPCDFMGPYSMNPSTPSDGTFGQGFHCDSPSLGAPELDGKHFPPLAHPPTVFDTGLQKAYSPTCSPTLGFKEELRPPPTKLAACEPLKHGLQGASLGHAAAAQAHLSCRDLPLGQPHYDSPSCKGTAYWYPPGSAARSPPYEGKVGTGLLADFLGRTEAACLSAPHLASPPATPKADKEPLEMARPPGPPRGPAAAAAGYGCPLLSDLTLSPVPRDSLLPLQDTAYRYPGFMPQAHPGLGGGPKSSFLGPMAEPHPEDTFTVTSL